Below is a window of Apis mellifera strain DH4 linkage group LG15, Amel_HAv3.1, whole genome shotgun sequence DNA.
tataacaattttttttgtagaatcGAAATATAGAAATCTTTGCGCTGCATGCGACAATCCAATGGGCTGTTATTCGAGTGATATGTATCACGGTCGCGAAGGTGCCTTATTGTGCCTTACTGATAACGCAGGTGACGTTGCCTGGGTTAGATTAAATGATACTCTGGAACATTTTAAggtaaaagaattaatctaTAAATGACAGATTAATCCAGtttgagataataaaaaaaaaagtgataaaaaataaaagatttaaaaatattattttttctatatatatctattattttttcatgaagcaagaaataattaattttcgtatgcaataaaatatattaattattttaaacacataatataagaattttcaataatttgttaatgaattataaaatcaggATGAACAAATCAACAAGGAAGATTACAAATATCTTTGTCCGGATGGTACAACGAGACCTGTGAAGCTTGATAAACCATGTGTATGGATCACGAAACCATGGCCAGTGATTATTGCTAGATCGTTAGTAGAAAATGTTAACAAgaagaatttgattaaataatgtatattttaagtgATATTTGCATTTCATCAGAGAGGTAGCAAAAAAGGTGGAAAAGATAATGATTTCTTTGAAGACAGACAAGTTCGGTTGGAAGCTGCGTCaattgttggaaaattatCATCCAACACCGGTGAGCACAGATACTTTGGAAACGCCGGAAGACTTTCTAGTAAGATGTAATTAGCAATGATTAATTACAATAcgaataatttgcaatttaaaaaaataatttaggattttatttaaaatgtaatatttaatcgtaGTTCCTCGCTTTATGGGCGCTAACAATCGCGTACCATGTCGTCCATCAAGAAGAGTAAAATGGTGTGTTGTTTCGAACTTAGAAGAGAATAAATGTCGATGGCTTAGAGAAGCTTCGATTGTGTATGGTGTAGAACCAGCGATTTCCTGTATTCAAGAATTAACAAGAGCAGACTGTTTAAAAGCTCTTAAGACTGAACGTgcagatatatttattgcaaaacCAGAAGAATTGTTCCAAGCCAGAAAGTGAGTAAAGATGAGAATTgtattcatgaaaaaaataatattttgtgggaaaaaaactataactatgtttaaaataatgttggCTATGTtgataatgtttaaaataggATTGGTTTAAAAACAATGGCACAAGTAGTACCCAAGAGGAACAATGAATTCATTAGAATTGCAGCAGTTGTGAAACAAGATTCGTGGTTCAAAAGTTTAAAAGACTTGAAGGGAGCCAAAGCGTGTTTTACAGGATATCGAGATAtcggtaaatataatttttcatttttttttattttcttaaatagtGATATAgtgatttgtaataaattaaataatttgttagaaataataagtaaGATAACTTGTTATTGTTAACaagtaaaacatattttttgtagGATGGAATGCTTTTGTGGCTGTAATGAACAAGTAAAGTTAACaagtaaaacatattttttgtagGATGGAATGCTTTTGTAGctgtattgaaaattatctcgAACTCAAAGTTTTATTGCGATACGGAAGCAGTTTCTAACTTCTTTACAGAGAGTTCTATTGTTGGTCTGAATGACAATGATGGGCAAATGccatataatttacattcctTAACTAAACAAGGTGCGTACACATTGCACGATGATAACAATGAAACGACATGATTCTAATATCAATGAAACAAGAAAACCAACAAAATTTGTAGCAAACGGAGTTGGAAAAGACTTGAGCGCCTTTGATTGTATGATGTCTAATATTGGCGATGTAGCTTTTGTTGATTTGAAGAAGATTGATGAAAAAAGTGGTAAATATATtggacaaataaataaaaaacattaatttattaattttacaaaaattaatttatataaaaaaattgttaataaattttaaactaatttttttttcgtattttatatttcaattatgatatttaggtactttaataaaaaaatatagtaatcaAATgcgaaataatatcgaatatcgaacCTTATGTTTTAATGAAGTAGATTCGGATGAAGTATGTTTACTTACATGGGCACCATTGGGCAtggtatatttgatattaaaaaaaattttatagtattttataattttatgataataatatagatattggattatttttaggtgataataaatgaaaatatgacaGAATTGCGACAAGAGGAGATTTATTCCATGCTGTTAGAAATGGACAAACTTTTCGGAAGTACCTTCAAAGGCCGTACGCCCGCGTTTTCTATGTATGggatatatgatttaaatcaaagtattatatttccGGTACGTAAGAacattaactttaaaataataaaatattaatatataatccaaatcaaataaaattaatattattaaaactagatttttatacaaataaatttgattatatataacatataatattataacatgtgttgattatataatataaaatcaaacatattttttactcTTCATCAGAACTTAAGCACATACAGTCCAAAGGTCGTTCAagtatacttattttttccccatatttttcatttttcatcattccATAATAAACATAACCTTTTTCACAAAAAGCCCATGGGAAATGTATACATCTGAAAGAAATAGAAGGTTCTCCTTTTGCGTCTAATGCAATAGCACCTATATGAGAATCTCCAGTTTCCATTTCGAAATTCTGCAGTACACTGTTTACTGCagtagttatatttatatcttcagataactttctaattattttacgtGCTGGTGCATAGCAATAGATATTAGAATCATTACCAGAAACAGAAGTACAGCCAAGTTCGTTTGTATAAATGCCACAACCAATTACCGTACCGATTGAACTTACAGAACCAACTGGTTTTCCAGATTCTCCCGCTGTCGATGTTCCACTTGCAAGTCGTTTCTTACGATCGTATGCAACTACTCCAACTGCACCAATCTgattaacatttttcaattatattttataaaatatgatttggtgagaatatatattaacgaaactatggatattatttttttattgatattttataaatataattcgacaaatatgataattttttatgaaaagcaAAAGCATGAAAAACATACTTGTAAAATTATTGGTTCATCTATGATATCTATATCATCATCATATAATTCATGAGGATATACTTCGCCTTCTCCATATCGATATATAACACAACTtgaatcacatttttttttttcattattttcatttttttcatttttttcatttttttcatttttttcatttttcaattcttctatTTCACATTCTTCTTGTTCATATTCAAATGATTCACTTAtggatttgaatgaaattaatgaagaGATTTCACGTAAACTACTTGGCGgtaaaattggaatttcgtgatccaatgcaaatttttgagctcctttttcaacaattaaaatGTGTTCCGTTTTTTCTAACACTTTTCGTGctgcatatattatattgcaattataaattttttaaaatgaatattattttgtcatattatttaaacacaGACCTAAAGAAATCGGGTGTTCTATATCACGAACAGCACCTACGCATCCAGCATCTTTTGTTGTCATTATAGCAGCATCCATGACaacttcattattaatatctaaagaACCTCCTTTTccacaattaaataatgatttattttccatataaGAAATTGCTTTTTCTACCGCATCCACTGCTGATCGACCGTTGATAAGATCGCTATATGCTTCAATTGCTGCATTTTTAACCTAtttgaattaaagatttttattttcctaattaaacaatttaaatatggaTTTAAATGTAATGTTTTCCAAACCTCACAAAGTATACGTTTACGTTTATTACGGGGAATTTTTCCTGCACCTCCATGAACTATTATAACAGGATCTACATAGACGcgacgtttttttttctctggttttatttcatttctaattcTTGTTAAGATTTGATCGATCCACGAACAATAATCAcacattatgaatatataacgtaaaattttatgagggacaataatttatgtacatcaatgattatatgatttaaataaaacgaagtaattaaaacaaatgcaaatgtttttttttgtaggaAGGAACACAACATCTACAGTTAGAAGTTCATCAAATTCAACGAGCACCGAGTTATTCCGATATTGTTAACGATATCGTGAAACGAGTTTATTGTAGTGGtgcaaaaaatttaagttctctttataacatgatttttatatatgtattttttgttCTGTTGTTATAAATTGCTTAAGCATAAATATATCTACTgttattgtatgtatatatatatatattcatgttttgataaaattttactataataaaaaaaaaataaaattttactataataaaaaaaaataataattaataaaaattgtattatagactatattatttttttattattatttaaatatctttttatattataaaacaattaattgtatataattttgacaattgtatataattgtaagCAATTGtagataatttcataaataataatagttaataaataactgtttaatataataacaatagttTTGTacaagttatattttatctgttaaagtaatataacattattaacaaaatgtttttaaaataattatgggaTTGtccttaaatattatttttgaatatataacagtttacttgaaaaatacaaatataatatatatctataatatccatgtatttgttttaattcactgagagaatataaaaaagtttcaattttttttaatagtttctatgattttatcttaattataaaattgcaatatatcgcataaaagtatttaattcttctaaataatcttctttttttgaatgataaaaatttgtttttaatttgtgTATTTCTACATCTCCAGATTCTATACCAAatgcctaaaaaaaaaaaaaaaaaaaaatatattaaatcataaattttaatatatgaaaaaattaacataccAAGTATTGATGAGACATATCTCGTTTTGTTTTACAATGTGATAATTgcatactttttatatttccacttttttgcatatttattttatatgttggATATATATCACTATTACTTAAATCCCATATATGTatgctaaaatattaatatagaaagttatttaattaaattaaattcattttattatttcttcttatatctTCTTACCAtgatttattatctaatacaAAAAATGTGAATGGTTTTGACCGTGACCATTGTAttgatttaatcatatatgtactatcttcatcttttaattgtaaaattggtttttcaatatttaaagagTGTAACCGAATTGTTCCATCATCACAGCTAACCTATAATAACGAATTACTTtagaaacataataatattaaaaaatttatgaatttgcataaaaattttttaccaaaaaaaatgaataatcaaaTGGACAACTTTCTATATAAGTTACATTTCCACAGGCAcctgaaatatcaaataaataaatgaataattaacaaattaaaattaacatatcaTTGATAACTTACTAGTATCCAACTTTGTGTATATAGCAGGATTAGTTTTTTTACCAATACAAGTACCATGCAAAATATTGTTACTATTAGtagcaatataaaaattgttactatTAATACAATCCACGTGCATATCAATAAAAGTAGCTGCATTGATCCTTATAAAgagttaaaatattctaataaaattgatgttcAATACATAATGCACaacttattacaaaatatttacttttttttataattagattgtAAAAACAATTCTTGACTTTTAACAAGTTTTATAGTACCCCAAAATGATAGTCCTAAATCCTCAATATTTTTGCCCATATTATGCAAAACACTCCATATAATAAGAGTACCATTTTCATTTAAGCTACATATCTATTGTGAAATCACATTAATAAtcaaagttaattaataaaatcaattaaaaattaatataaagttatctagtaattaacataaataatattaattatatataatatataatatataatataataaattaatacattatataacatataatatatttaataatattaacaaaccTGTAttggtataaatttattgttacgtCGTactaatgatttttcttcaattttggaTAATACACGTACTGCAACGATTTGTGcagtatttatatcaatatttgttgCTGTTGTGTATGTAGGTATTCGTATTGTCCAATCTAAATTATTGGCTTTATCTGTGATTTTGTGATGCCAcatttcatcttcttttaaatCCCAGAGACTTATTGatctacaattatataaattttatttattttcatctaatatatagtaaaatattgaaaaataactggtaaaataatatacccATCTTGCAATCcaccaaatataatattataatttgctgAATGGAAACAACATGCAGTAATAGGacagatagaataaaataatttaattggcaTAGATGGTTCAGAAATATTCCAGATACATCCAATACAACAATCAGTTATATAATCTTGTTTGTTGGATGTTTCAATttcctatataaaatatataatttttattgtttcaaatttaatataataaatcttgataatatgattaaataattcttacttCTTCAACTGGAGAATGAATAgtcaataagattttatttaagacttcagaataatgaattattgttaCTGTTCTACCAGCCAGAAATGTTACAGAATTTATACAAAGTTTGACAATACCATCACTGAAtggtatttctttttcatttttaaatacattaccACCAGATCGTCTTTCTTCtagtaatgataatattacttttcctgcgcgatttataaaatcatttaatcgtaatatatcaaaagactgtaataataaagaattcacAGTTTCTACATCATTATCACTGCCAGTTCCAATTTGAtcctgaaaaaatattttgaaaaaatctatcattatattaataattaaaaattaaaaaataaatttatataccaTACGAAACAAATCTAAATCTTCCTTggtttgtatattatttctacaaGTTATAGGAAATTGAGTccacttatttttaaacataattttctccgtttgtatttctatatcaatattatcttcACCAGTTTGTGTTGATatctaaaaatcgaatttattatatttatatttattattgtattattattgcataacaaaaataataattgggtATTAAGATACTTGTTgagtatttaattttccataatttctaataaattcttcaTATGGTATAGGTAAACATTCCAAAAGAGACCATTCCATAACatctaattttatcatttctaaaaGTTCTTCACCTCTACTTAAAGTTCTTTTAGATTTCTGGAagtattaatagataaaattattaatgaaaaatttaattaattccaaattaatttattacctttgttttttctttttctttgactTTACGGAaatcaataaatgaaatttgtgaGATTGACGGCGATTTTGtaaaatcaccagaacgacTATCTTCAAATCCTTCATCAGTAGATAATggtaatgatttattttctgaTTTGTCTtcactatataaaaaaaaaaaaacaaatatatattaaaatatatattaaagtatttattaaaataaatattatttccaaaattatttgataaatgtataattatttaatgagaaAACAATACAAGctgtacaatatattatttaatcatcttGAAACTTGATTTTACTTAAAACAAAcctatatgatttattaactGGTTGTTTTATCTCAAGGAGAGAAGATAATTTTGGATCATTtgcaattaattcaattcttgCTGCTCTTTTTCTTGCTTCTGTAAGTTCATAGTGACCAGAATCATGCAtatgttcttcttcttttgattCAGTACTATTCACAATTTTGCGCTAAAGTAAAAtggtaatttgaaataaaaatattattgaatttattttataataaaataaatgtcagTACTTGTTTTGTAGTATGTAATTCAATTGGATCTAATGataaattagtataattatttgtttcttcacTAACTTCAGATGATTCACTATCTGTACATTCTTGAAAATCAGATTCATAATCctgtaaaatgatataaattaaaattataaacatataataataatacatataaacatgtattataatatattattttacttcaaAATCATCTTCATAATCATATTCATGATCTGCTTGctcttctttattttgatcCATTTTCTCTAATGAATCTAATCTATTTTTAGCAGaatgtaacatttttatttcactagGACTTAATGTTCTAGACAATTTACGTTctcttgattttaattttgattcagTTGCTTCTAAGGTACTTGTATGTGCTTTAATTTGTTCTTTGTCTTTTGATGTTGAACTAGAATTTTTATCTGATAATTTAGCATTAAGCTTGCTTGAAAATGATTGTGGCACATATATTGTACTTAATCCTCTCTTTTCTGAATAATTGCTTTTTATTCTTCCAGTACTACTTTTACTActttttatagtaatattattgattttttttgtagaatcAGTTGATGTTTTTGatgttaaaatactttttgatGGTCTAGGactattaacatttaattttgatattgaagATAAACTTTCCTTAACAGGAATAATTTTAGCAGATTTAATAGATTGTTTTGTGTTGCTTTTGTTTGATTGTAAATTATGTGTTAATCTTGAATGGtcatcattcttttttctttgaagaGTTTGTGACattcttatcaattttaaatctaattgttCAAGATTTTCTGACTCTTTATGAGGtgatgaattttttgatttaaatttaatatttggttCTTGTACATctttaactattaaattctttttaattgttccctaaaatacaataataaaaatacttttaaaatttttttaatatcacttaaaaatttgatttttacctatagtttacaaaattatttttgtatctattatatattatatattatataaaaaagtcaataaatttgaaattgttaataatcataaataattaatatattgaaattaaaatgtcataattttgtgaaattattataatcatgcatgaaaatttaagtaatatatatataaacaaatgataaataaataatatgtttgaaattaaagatatcttttttaaatataataaaataccacCTTATGAGACATATTTATGATTGATTAATGTTGACAATTCTTATAAGATCACCATGATGTAAACTGTCATTTTTCTAACAGCGCTACATATagctattttataaaactacaTACTGCAAGAGATATTTTTACCATCTATTGGTAAAaagttacaaataaattttttatttgaagtatttacatatttttatatcagagataaattcatttatatatatattatattataaacaaaatattttcctttatatttttaaggaaaatgACATTAAATTCGAAAGTAATATGTTATCAAttacacaaaaatttttatattattaagttttttaatttctaataaatcaaatgtcataatataataataataatttctaatgataaatcaaacgatttattaatatataaatgatattaaaaaatagatattgtcGGTGTAAAacgataagaaagaaaagaacgatggaaaagaaagttaggtaagaaaaattataatttaattcatgatattttataatcattcatAATCACGAATAGTTTGGCGTctcggaagaaaaataataaaaatattgatcatgGTCTGCTTCGACGATATGATCAAAAATCGACAGTTTCTGATTTGGTATATagatacttaaaaaatattgcatacaCCGATAGCGTTCGAAAACAGCGTAATAATGCATGCAATagatttcgaaggaaaaactcaagaaaaagaaatattcatccTTTGcacaaatatgtaaataaaggtataaataaatttaaaatttatttaattttttttttaatatatatttttatttttaatatattctcaaCTTCATAGATTGTAATAACATAAGATCTTACATAAGTAAAGCACTTTGTTTTGCGATATATTCTGGTTATTTAATTCCCACCGATCGAACTGGAAGATTTTTACAACTTTctccatattttaaattaaatcacgtttttgacaaaaaatataaataaaaacaataaagatatgtaaaataaaaatgtaaaataaataaaaatagaaataattttataaaaattcatttgttatatatttattaaaatttatacaaatctctgtatttgatagaaatttaatacgaaaaagtaatataaaaaaaataattgatttttaattaattaaaatatttcatcttaaaaataaatatatataatatacaacatatataataaatcacattagaattatatttacaaaatttgccAACTGaacaagaatttaattattttttatatcgttttgcTTGTTGCTTACACTTTTCTTGACAATGTTTAATCCATTCTTTCAGTTCTTTTTCATGCTTCTTTGAATACGGAATCagattctttatttcattgtaaATTTCATCTACATTATCTgagtttaatttgtttaatctaatattttccaatatcgtTCTATCGTTATTTTCCattgtttttcttctcttattattttctctccttctcgaaGAATCGAATATTGGCTGTTGTTCCAtcttcatctttcttttttcatttatcctcTTACTACCATTCTCTTGCACACTTTGTTGCTCGCATCTTTGTATTTTTGAGTTattacttttcaaattttcttgaatttcatCTTCGCATATACATTCGTCGTCGTCGGTAATTTCGTTACAAAAGCATTCTGGAGTTATTTTAATCGGATTCAACTCACgcttttcttcttgttttcgAAAATCTTTTCTCGCTTCATTGATCGATACCTTTTGATTTTTACTTACAAATTCTGCCTCTTCATCGGTCGTTGTTTCACATTCGCAATCGTTATCTACGTTATTGCGACGATATTTCGGTTT
It encodes the following:
- the LOC726566 gene encoding WD repeat-containing protein 60 isoform X2, which encodes MSHKGTIKKNLIVKDVQEPNIKFKSKNSSPHKESENLEQLDLKLIRMSQTLQRKKNDDHSRLTHNLQSNKSNTKQSIKSAKIIPVKESLSSISKLNVNSPRPSKSILTSKTSTDSTKKINNITIKSSKSSTGRIKSNYSEKRGLSTIYVPQSFSSKLNAKLSDKNSSSTSKDKEQIKAHTSTLEATESKLKSRERKLSRTLSPSEIKMLHSAKNRLDSLEKMDQNKEEQADHEYDYEDDFEDYESDFQECTDSESSEVSEETNNYTNLSLDPIELHTTKQRKIVNSTESKEEEHMHDSGHYELTEARKRAARIELIANDPKLSSLLEIKQPVNKSYSEDKSENKSLPLSTDEGFEDSRSGDFTKSPSISQISFIDFRKVKEKEKTKKSKRTLSRGEELLEMIKLDVMEWSLLECLPIPYEEFIRNYGKLNTQQISTQTGEDNIDIEIQTEKIMFKNKWTQFPITCRNNIQTKEDLDLFRMDQIGTGSDNDVETVNSLLLQSFDILRLNDFINRAGKVILSLLEERRSGGNVFKNEKEIPFSDGIVKLCINSVTFLAGRTVTIIHYSEVLNKILLTIHSPVEEEIETSNKQDYITDCCIGCIWNISEPSMPIKLFYSICPITACCFHSANYNIIFGGLQDGSISLWDLKEDEMWHHKITDKANNLDWTIRIPTYTTATNIDINTAQIVAVRVLSKIEEKSLVRRNNKFIPIQICSLNENGTLIIWSVLHNMGKNIEDLGLSFWGTIKLVKSQELFLQSNYKKKCLWKCNLYRKLSI
- the LOC726566 gene encoding WD repeat-containing protein 60 isoform X1, whose protein sequence is MSHKGTIKKNLIVKDVQEPNIKFKSKNSSPHKESENLEQLDLKLIRMSQTLQRKKNDDHSRLTHNLQSNKSNTKQSIKSAKIIPVKESLSSISKLNVNSPRPSKSILTSKTSTDSTKKINNITIKSSKSSTGRIKSNYSEKRGLSTIYVPQSFSSKLNAKLSDKNSSSTSKDKEQIKAHTSTLEATESKLKSRERKLSRTLSPSEIKMLHSAKNRLDSLEKMDQNKEEQADHEYDYEDDFEDYESDFQECTDSESSEVSEETNNYTNLSLDPIELHTTKQRKIVNSTESKEEEHMHDSGHYELTEARKRAARIELIANDPKLSSLLEIKQPVNKSYSEDKSENKSLPLSTDEGFEDSRSGDFTKSPSISQISFIDFRKVKEKEKTKKSKRTLSRGEELLEMIKLDVMEWSLLECLPIPYEEFIRNYGKLNTQQISTQTGEDNIDIEIQTEKIMFKNKWTQFPITCRNNIQTKEDLDLFRMDQIGTGSDNDVETVNSLLLQSFDILRLNDFINRAGKVILSLLEERRSGGNVFKNEKEIPFSDGIVKLCINSVTFLAGRTVTIIHYSEVLNKILLTIHSPVEEEIETSNKQDYITDCCIGCIWNISEPSMPIKLFYSICPITACCFHSANYNIIFGGLQDGSISLWDLKEDEMWHHKITDKANNLDWTIRIPTYTTATNIDINTAQIVAVRVLSKIEEKSLVRRNNKFIPIQICSLNENGTLIIWSVLHNMGKNIEDLGLSFWGTIKLVKSQELFLQSNYKKKINAATFIDMHVDCINSNNFYIATNSNNILHGTCIGKKTNPAIYTKLDTSACGNVTYIESCPFDYSFFLVSCDDGTIRLHSLNIEKPILQLKDEDSTYMIKSIQWSRSKPFTFFVLDNKSCIHIWDLSNSDIYPTYKINMQKSGNIKSMQLSHCKTKRDMSHQYLAFGIESGDVEIHKLKTNFYHSKKEDYLEELNTFMRYIAIL